From Streptomyces sp. HUAS MG91, the proteins below share one genomic window:
- a CDS encoding ATP-binding protein: MDGPLTGTQARHTAARFLAEHCPWADTDAVLLVVSELVTNAARHTGALARLRLRVDAGGLAVEVEDADPRAPVPRAPDLGGGGGFGWHMVERLAEQLSVRPSADGKCIAAAWAAPTAV, encoded by the coding sequence ATGGACGGTCCCCTGACGGGGACACAGGCCCGGCACACGGCTGCCAGGTTTCTCGCCGAGCACTGTCCCTGGGCCGATACGGACGCGGTGCTCCTGGTCGTCTCGGAGCTGGTCACGAACGCGGCCCGGCACACGGGCGCGCTGGCCCGGCTGCGGCTGCGCGTGGACGCGGGCGGGCTCGCGGTGGAGGTGGAGGACGCGGATCCGCGCGCCCCGGTGCCGCGGGCGCCGGATCTCGGCGGCGGGGGCGGCTTCGGCTGGCACATGGTGGAGCGGCTCGCCGAGCAGCTCTCGGTGCGGCCGTCGGCGGACGGCAAGTGCATCGCGGCGGCGTGGGCGGCGCCGACGGCTGTCTGA
- a CDS encoding STAS domain-containing protein yields the protein MTHAAPGAIPGDPDHVLRLATEQGPDGPVVALTGDLDYESAPRLVDALTRVAVPDGDTLTLDLSDVRFFDSGGINALLRARNALQERGSDLVVCELSPVVERIFRITGLDTVLVPGGPAGTGTGTGTGPAAG from the coding sequence ATGACCCACGCCGCGCCCGGGGCGATACCCGGAGACCCCGACCACGTGCTGCGGCTGGCCACCGAGCAGGGCCCGGACGGCCCGGTCGTCGCCCTCACCGGCGACCTGGACTACGAGAGCGCGCCGCGGCTGGTCGACGCCCTCACCCGGGTCGCGGTGCCGGACGGGGACACGCTCACCCTCGACCTGTCGGACGTACGGTTCTTCGACTCGGGTGGCATCAACGCGCTGCTGCGGGCGCGGAACGCGCTGCAGGAGCGGGGTTCCGACCTGGTGGTGTGCGAGCTGTCCCCGGTCGTCGAGCGGATCTTCCGGATCACCGGGCTGGACACGGTCCTGGTGCCCGGCGGACCGGCCGGAACCGGAACCGGGACCGGTACCGGCCCGGCGGCGGGGTAG